One window of the Zea mays cultivar B73 chromosome 3, Zm-B73-REFERENCE-NAM-5.0, whole genome shotgun sequence genome contains the following:
- the LOC100272467 gene encoding Protein CLT1, chloroplastic-like — MMAPSPVTCSPSAARHRPLQLRSPAPRAAVVAALPLRRREALPHALWIAADPWASARAWTSLGLGTGRRDAARCAAAGQVAGTSSAGVGRSAGMEVVVAAAAVVAMGTGNRVLYKLALVPLRKYPFFLAQFATFGYVVVYFSILYLRYRAGIVTDEMLSLPQKPFLAVGLLEAFGAAAGMAAGAVLSGASIPILSQTYLVWQLLLSAIFLKRRYRINEIAGCFLVAIGVIITVASGSGTSASFKSSGILWPLLMIISFFFQAADTILKEIIFIDASKKLKCGSVDLFVVNSYGSAYQALFMCILLPFLSKLWGVPFHVLPTYIKDGAACFLNMGSISGCEGAPLLPLLFVLVNMGFNISLLNLLKISSAVISSLASTFSVPLSIYAFTLPLPYIGAASSLPPGFVAGAAVLTTGLLLYSLPQAQHYGNSFHNKNDD; from the exons ATGATGGCGCCGTCCCCCGTCACGTGCAGCCCCTCCGCGGCGCGGCACCGCCCGCTGCAGCTCCGCTCCCCCGCGCCGCGCGCTGCTGTCGTGGCGGCGCTGCCGCTGCGGAGGAGGGAGGCGCTGCCGCACGCGCTGTGGATCGCGGCGGACCCGTGGGCGTCGGCGCGCGCGTGGACGAGTCTGGGCCTGGGCACGGGCAGGAGGGACGCGGCGAGGTGCGCGGCGGCGGGGCAGGTCGCGGGGACTAGCAGCGCGGGCGTAGGGAGGAGCGCCGGGATGGAGGTGGTCGTCGCCGCGGCTGCGGTCGTCGCCATGGGCACGGGGAACCGTGTCCTCTACAAGCTCGCGCTCGTGCCGCTCCGGAAGTACCCGTTCTTCCTGGCGCAGTTCGCCACGTTTGG ATATGTAGTTGTCTATTTCTCGATCCTGTATCTTCGATATCGAGCGGGCATTGTCACCGATGAGATGCTGTCTCTACCACAGAAACCTTTTCTAGCTGTAGGACTCTTAGAGGCCTTTGGAGCAGCAGCAGGGATGGCAGCTGGAG CTGTTCTTTCTGGAGCTTCAATACCAATACTGTCACAG ACCTATCTTGTCTGGCAGCTTCTTCTATCTGCTATATTCTTGAAGAGGCGTTATAGAATTAATGAGATAGCAGGATGTTTTCTAGTGGCAATTGGTGTCATAATAACTGTAGCAAG TGGATCTGGTACTAGCGCTTCATTTAAAAGTAGTGGAATTTTATGGCCGCTGCTAATGATAATATCGTTCTTTTTCCAAGCTGCCGATACAATATTGAAG GAAATAATATTTATAGATGCTTCTAAGAAATTGAAG TGTGGCTCGGTTGATCTTTTTGTTGTCAATTCATATGGCTCTGCTTATCAA GCCCTTTTTATGTGTATCTTGCTGCCTTTCCTGTCAAAGTTATGGGGAGTTCCATTCCATGTGTTACCAACCTACATAAAAGATGGTGCAGCCTGCTTTTTAAATATGGGATCAATATCTG GTTGTGAAGGGGCACCACTTCTACCACTACTATTTGTGTTGGTTAACATGGGATTCAATATATCATTACTAAACCTACTAAAGATCTCCTCAGCAGTCATATCTTCCTTGGCTTCTACATTCTCAG TTCCGCTGTCCATCTACGCTTTCACTCTGCCACTGCCGTATATCGGTGCGGCGTCATCTCTGCCACCTGGCTTTGTTGCGGGTGCAGCGGTACTCACCACCGGCTTACTACTATACAGCCTACCACAGGCACAACATTATGGGAATTCTTTCCACAACAAGAATGATGACTAG